A genome region from Cucumis sativus cultivar 9930 chromosome 4, Cucumber_9930_V3, whole genome shotgun sequence includes the following:
- the LOC101204347 gene encoding protein DOWNY MILDEW RESISTANCE 6 — MSSVMEIQLLCSGGRHEKLPEKYERPESDRPRLSEVCCWDKVPIIDLGCEEREMIVKQVEEACKSYGFFQVINHGVRKELVEKVIEVGKQFFELPMEEKLKFYSDDPSKTVRLSTSFNVRKEQFRNWRDYLRLHCYPLSNYTPHWPSNPPSFREIVSSYCNEVRKVGYRIEELISESLGLEKEYIRKKLGEQGQHMAINYYPPCPQPELTYGLPGHTDPNALTILLQDLHVAGLQVLKDGKWLAVNPHPNAFVINIGDQLQALSNGVYKSVWHRAVVNVDKPRLSVASFLCPCDDALITPAPLLSQPSPIYRPFTYAQYYNTFWSRNLDQQHCLELFKNHPP; from the exons ATGAGCAGTGTGATGGAGATCCAACTTTTGTGTTCAGGGGGACGTCACGAGAAGTTGCCGGAGAAGTATGAACGGCCTGAATCGGATAGGCCGCGGCTGTCGGAGGTGTGTTGTTGGGACAAGGTTCCAATAATCGACTTGGGATGCGAGGAGAGAGAGATGATTGTGAAGCAAGTGGAGGAGGCCTGCAAGTCTTACGGCTTTTTCCAG GTTATAAATCATGGTGTGAGGAAGGAATTGGTGGAGAAAGTGATAGAAGTTGGCAAGCAGTTCTTTGAGCTGCCGATGGAGGagaagttgaaattttattcAGACGACCCTTCCAAGACCGTCAGACTCTCCACAAGTTTCAATGTCCGGAAAGAGCAATTTCGCAACTGGAGGGATTATCTCAGACTCCATTGCTATCCTCTCTCCAACTACACCCCCCATTGGCCCTCTAACCCACCATCCTTcag GGAAATAGTGAGTAGTTATTGCAATGAAGTACGAAAAGTTGGGTACAGAATAGAGGAGCTAATATCGGAGAGCTTGGGGCTGGAGAAGGAATACATAAGGAAGAAGTTGGGTGAACAAGGTCAGCACATGGCTATAAATTATTATCCGCCATGTCCCCAACCAGAACTCACCTACGGGCTCCCTGGCCATACGGATCCCAACGCACTCACCATTCTCCTTCAGGATCTCCATGTCGCCGGCCTCCAAGTCCTCAAAGATGGAAAGTGGCTAGCGGTCAACCCCCACCCCAATGCCTTTGTAATCAATATAGGCGACCAATTGCAG GCATTGAGCAATGGGGTGTACAAGAGCGTTTGGCACCGAGCGGTGGTCAATGTTGATAAGCCCAGGCTGTCGGTCGCTTCTTTTCTCTGCCCTTGTGATGACGCCCTCATTACTCCTGCACCGCTCCTCTCCCAGCCTTCCCCCATTTACAGACCTTTCACCTACGCCCAGTACTACAATACTTTTTGGAGCAGAAACTTGGATCAACAACATTGCTTGGAACTATTTAAAAACCACcctccttaa